The genomic segment GTTCTTGAAACTATTTAGCACAAATTTAGCACAGTGTTTGGGGTGAACCCCTTCACTGAGACCGTCAGTCAGGGCCAGCGACGGCCCAACTCATTTTGCAGGCTAATGGGCGTTCTTGCGACAAGTGGTGAGATTTGGACGCCGTTTGAGTAGAATAGGCATCTACCGAGGCACCGCCGCCAATGGGCGAATGCAGGGGAGGGTTTTCCGATGCGACAAACAATCAAAGCCCGCTATCATGACGGAGTGTTACAGCCGTTGGAACCTCTTGCCTTGGCCGATGACGCGGAAGTGCAGGTCACCGTCGATACCGACCTTGCGCTCGGTACGGACGAAATTCTGCGGCGTGCGGCGCAGGTCTATCAAGGGCTGAGTGCCGACGAGATCACGCAGGTCGAGTCCATCGCATTGGATCGGCAACACTTCTTCCGTGAGCCGGCTGCCTAATGCCGCAACCGGCTGTCCTCCTCGATACCGATATTCTCTCCGAACTGCTCAAGCAACATCCTCTCGTCGTGCAGCGGGTGCGGAGCTATCTGGCGGAGCACCAGCGGCTAGCCTTCTCAATCATCACGCGCTATGAACTCCTGCGGGGACTGAAGGCGAAACAGGCACGAACTCAAGAGGCGGCCTTCACGTTGCTCTGCCAAGCCAGTCTCATTTTCCCGATTACGGATCAAGTCGTAGAGCGCGCGGCGACGTTATACGG from the Fimbriimonadaceae bacterium genome contains:
- a CDS encoding type II toxin-antitoxin system VapC family toxin; translated protein: MPQPAVLLDTDILSELLKQHPLVVQRVRSYLAEHQRLAFSIITRYELLRGLKAKQARTQEAAFTLLCQASLIFPITDQVVERAATLYGDLHRQGALLPDADLLIAATALDAQRPLITNNLAHFQRIAGLIVESWKR